In the genome of Leptolyngbya subtilissima AS-A7, one region contains:
- a CDS encoding GUN4 domain-containing protein — MLSNTFNSPAFNSQLDENLDELSLLLDEEDWEAADRLTADLLLEAVVQNYNDATGLSSEPEPRHQPHLSTEALAGLPCQLLHALDDRWQRASGGHFGFSAQLQIYAATLETIDFDPALRNWSTPHPFFEEVGWLMLTPLRPIGFLRFYSWLDFDLEAPRGHLPALWYWRVPRITSLQMGGFLTGQGGGFGDLARLDAMMLRLSRCHQLGG; from the coding sequence GTGCTGTCTAACACCTTCAACAGCCCCGCCTTTAACAGCCAGCTAGACGAAAATCTCGACGAACTCAGCCTGCTGCTCGACGAAGAAGACTGGGAAGCGGCGGATCGGCTGACGGCGGACCTGCTGCTCGAGGCGGTGGTGCAGAACTACAACGATGCCACCGGACTGTCGTCAGAGCCAGAGCCTCGCCATCAGCCTCACCTCTCGACCGAAGCTCTAGCGGGTTTGCCCTGCCAACTGCTGCATGCCCTTGACGATCGCTGGCAAAGAGCCAGCGGCGGGCATTTTGGCTTTTCGGCTCAGCTTCAAATCTATGCCGCCACTCTAGAAACCATCGACTTTGATCCGGCCCTGCGCAACTGGTCTACCCCCCATCCCTTTTTTGAAGAAGTGGGATGGTTGATGCTAACGCCACTGCGGCCCATAGGGTTTTTGCGGTTTTACAGCTGGCTCGACTTTGACCTTGAAGCCCCCAGGGGTCATCTACCCGCTCTTTGGTACTGGCGGGTGCCGCGCATCACCTCGTTACAAATGGGCGGCTTCTTGACTGGCCAAGGAGGAGGCTTTGGCGATCTGGCCCGACTCGACGCGATGATGCTGCGGCTGTCGCGCTGCCACCAGCTCGGCGGGTAG
- a CDS encoding cation diffusion facilitator family transporter produces the protein MPNPASPVPNSDAIEGAIALVTPVEPGHHHGHDHHHGHGHSHGHSHTHGAVDPEIVASEQGLWAVKWSFVGLVITAIAQAVVFALSGSVALMADLIHNVGDAMTSVPLGVAFLLARAKPSPRFAYGYGRAEDLAGVAIVAVIFLSALITGYESIERLRHPQPLEHLGALAAAAVIGFIGNEVVALFRLRVGRAINSAALVADGLHARADGLVSLAVLVSALGVGLGYPWADPVMGLVITLVLLRVVWQSTQTVFTRLLDGVEPEMVDRLRHEIEHGVEGAAATVTQVKARWLGHRLYGEMRLAVEPGLSVAEGDAIASHLRIHLHQQMPYLAEVTIQVQPQVPAAAVLE, from the coding sequence ATGCCTAACCCGGCTTCTCCAGTTCCTAACTCTGACGCGATTGAGGGCGCTATCGCCCTGGTAACCCCGGTCGAACCCGGTCACCATCACGGCCACGATCATCATCATGGGCATGGGCATTCTCACGGGCACAGCCACACTCACGGCGCTGTGGACCCTGAAATTGTCGCGTCAGAGCAGGGGCTATGGGCGGTGAAGTGGTCGTTTGTGGGGCTGGTGATCACGGCGATCGCCCAGGCGGTTGTCTTTGCCCTCTCAGGCAGCGTCGCCCTAATGGCCGACTTAATTCACAACGTGGGCGATGCCATGACCTCGGTGCCCCTGGGGGTGGCGTTTTTGCTGGCTCGCGCTAAACCTTCGCCCCGTTTTGCCTACGGCTATGGCCGAGCGGAGGATCTGGCCGGAGTGGCGATCGTGGCGGTGATTTTCTTGAGTGCCCTAATTACCGGCTATGAGTCGATTGAGCGCCTGCGACATCCCCAGCCCTTAGAGCACCTGGGGGCACTGGCGGCGGCGGCCGTAATTGGTTTCATTGGCAATGAAGTTGTGGCCCTGTTTCGGCTGCGGGTAGGGCGGGCAATTAACAGCGCCGCCCTGGTGGCCGACGGGCTACATGCGCGGGCCGATGGCCTGGTGAGCCTGGCGGTGCTGGTGAGCGCCCTGGGCGTGGGGCTGGGCTACCCCTGGGCCGACCCGGTGATGGGATTGGTGATTACCCTGGTGCTGCTGCGGGTGGTGTGGCAATCAACCCAGACGGTGTTTACCCGACTGCTCGACGGGGTGGAGCCAGAGATGGTCGATCGCCTGCGCCATGAAATAGAGCATGGGGTTGAGGGTGCCGCCGCTACGGTGACACAGGTCAAAGCGCGATGGCTGGGCCATCGGTTGTATGGAGAGATGAGGTTGGCGGTAGAGCCGGGGCTGTCGGTGGCGGAGGGGGATGCGATCGCATCCCACCTCAGGATTCACCTTCACCAGCAAATGCCCTACCTGGCCGAGGTCACGATTCAGGTGCAGCCCCAAGTGCCAGCGGCAGCAGTCTTAGAATAG